The Ignavibacteria bacterium genome contains the following window.
TTGCCGGTTGCGCATTAGCCATTATTGTTATTAAAGAAAAGAGAACTAACAGTTTTTTCATTTGAATCACCTCCGAAAAAATTGTGCGGCTTTATTTCAGGACTATCATTTTTTTTGCGTCTCTAAAATTGTCAGAACTTAATTCGTAAAAGTAAATTCCTGAAGAAATATTAAATGCAGTGAATTCTATTTTATTATAACCTGCAGAAAACTCGCGGTTGGCAAGCTCTGCAATATTTTCTCCGAGCAAGTTAAATATTTTTAAAGATATTCTTGATTTATTAAAAATTTCAAATCCGATAATTGTCG
Protein-coding sequences here:
- a CDS encoding T9SS type A sorting domain-containing protein yields the protein TIIGFEIFNKSRISLKIFNLLGENIAELANREFSAGYNKIEFTAFNISSGIYFYELSSDNFRDAKKMIVLK